The segment aacctgctttcatctgtgaagagcacagggcgccagtggcgaatttgccaatcttggtgttccctggcaaatgccaaacgtcctgcacggtgttgggctgtaagcacaacccccacctgtgggcgttgggccctcataccaccctcatggagtctgtttctgatcgtttgagtagacacatgcacatttgtagcttgctagtggtcattttgcagggctctggcagtgctcctcctgttcctccttgcacaaaggcggaggtagcggtcctgctgctgggttgttgccctcctatggcctcctccacatctcctgatgtactgacctgtctcctggtagcgcctccatgctctgggcactacgctgacagacgcagcaaaccttcttgccacagctcgcattgatgtgccatccttgatgagctgcactacctgagccacttgtgtgggttgtagggaggtcatacaggcacgtggaggccacacacactactgagcctcattttgacttgttttaaggacattacatcaaagttggatcagcctgtagtgtgtttttcactttaattttgagggtgactccaaatccagacctccatgggttaataaatttgatttccattgataatttttgtgtgattttgaggtcagcacattcaactatgtaaagaacaaagtatttaataagaatatttcattcattcagatctaggatgtgttattttagtgttccctttatttttttgagcagtgtacaatatacatacaatacatacagccCGGCACTCCTAAAACGGTTCCTGcaccccggtgccctcagtgaatAGCTTGTAATAGGACatagaaggactgcggcactcagggtcttgtaacaAGCGatgttctagagcacaggttctcaaactcggtcctcaggaccccacacggtgcatgttttgcaggtctcctcacagaatcacaagtgacataattaactccacctgtggaccttttaaaatatgtcagtgagtaattaatacacctgtgcacttgctgggttacctgcaaaacatgcactgtgtggggtcctgaggaccgagtttgagaaccactgttctagagcatGAATGTGTCCGTGCTCTGGGGGTGATATTGACTGATCAGAGTACTAACCAACTAGGAGCTAAGTGTATTATGTactcagggctggcaacagacCTCTTGGGGCCCGGTATagagatatctctggggccccctcagagcaacggaatttgctgtgctatataataaactgctattaaataaatatatatttttatttatctacagtatacaaatatataaatatgtatttctctccttcctcccccacacacaccacggtcTGTTTCTCCCCAATAACTCCATAATGATTctctgctcacatccctgccggacactaagtggcatatacttggggcccctctgatccttggggctcggtacagatgtcccctttgacccccactgttgccggccctgtatgtACTTGGGAAAAGGGTAACCAGCAAGGTACCCATGTCCTGACATTAACACATTTATTTTCTGAATTCAAAGGGGTTCTAGCACCCTAAGTCACCTTTAATATTTTGGATTGCACGTGCTCTCACTCCTGCAACATTTGTTTATTGATTTTCAAATAAAATCTTAATAGCATTCTTCTGGGCTTTTCCGCCATGTGATATATAGTCAGTCAGGCGTTTTATGGCTTCCTTGGTATATCACACTAAGCTACTCTCAGGATATAATAGTACTCACTGGATAGCTATGTGGTATCCCAGGGCAATGGAAATAAACCACTTAGGTGATAGAAAGTGTAACCTTATAGCTAAGATGAAAAACAGCAACCAAAAAGCAATCTACTTAGTAAAAGCTGCACGAGGACATGTAATTTTCAATAAGTTAAAGTCATCTGGAGGTGGGCAACCCCCTTAATGATTCATACGGCTGTACTTGTGAACAAAGCCGATGTATTCCCATGACCGAGAGATGCTTGCTTAGATATACTACAGATTGTAATAGACTATTACTGGAAGTATTATAAGTGTGTGTTCTAGGTGGGCAAAAGGCTGACACTATGAGCCGCAGATTGCATGCCTCCCGTACAGAGGCTTCAGTATATAATCCCCCTCTTTCTGTGTTGTCTCCTTTCTGCAGCTGTGACTTCACCTGTGTGTAACATCGACCAAGTGACTCTGCTCCCACCTGCACGGGGTTCTCCGCATAAATCTAACAGCATTATAAAGAATGAAGCTCCTATGGAGCTCACGGGAGAACAGAGATCTTCGCCTCTGTACAAAGTACGGTTTTCCTCTTTCCCTGCAAATAAAAGTAAAGTACATGAAGATGACATAATAGTTCTAGCCACTTGCTCCATTTAATATAGAGGATTAAGCCAGTTCTCATTTATGTACCTGCATTTCACAGCTGTCAAAAAGTTTTACAAATAAACATTTAGAGTAAAATCTTAGTCAGTGATTGGGGTGGACAGTAGCTCACAGCTCACAGCTCAcccctgatgtaacatgtgcatctgATCTGTATGTGTTCAGCAGGAATAATGATTGGAGGCAAAAGTGTTAAATAAAAATTTGTCAcctcagataaaaaaaaatttttaacttTTGGAAACTAAACTTTTCTGCctgtttttcaggtttaaaattcacATGGATAGTGCTGCAGTGCCCTCTAGTGGATACTATTCATTGCATTCCCACAGTCCCCTATAACAATTAAGCATACGTTTCTCAGAGGTCACTGATTGTAGTGTACCTACGCATGGGCCATATTTAATTCAgcttacaataattttaaatctccCATCTGTTATGGAAGTTTCCCCTCTTACCAGCTAGTAGACCTGCAGTGGCACCAACTCAGTTTTGTGTTTCTGATGAAGAATATATAGTTACTTGGAAGGTTTTTAACCTGCTGAAAAAAATGCCCTTTCCAATTTTCACAATATGCCCATTCCCTACACAGAGCGGAGGCCGGCATATTCTAGGTAGAACCGTAATTCattcacacacacacttatattagTAAATCCATGTATTGCAGAAAATGATGTCTCTTAAACTGTAGTGCGTGACTTTCTTCTTTTCTTCACAGACATCAAAGATTGCTGTATCAGCCCAGCAAAACCTGGAGATCTCCCCTGCCAGTGGGTCTTTTTCACCTTCTGTGTCCCATCTGCCTACGGAGAATGACCCGCAGACCCCAATACAAGTGCAGGTGTTCAGCCCGGAGCCTCTTTCCACCATCCAGACTCAGGACATTGCGCAACCCAGCAGCTTTCAAGCCGTCTCCTCTCCTGGCCAGAGCGAGAATTCCATCATGCAGCAGACACCAACATTTCAGGCAATGGAGTCACAGCCCAGAGATGCACTGCAGACAGATAGGGCGATGGTCGCGCTCTCGCAGATGGCTGATGCCACACAGCAATCTCAGCAGCCAGCGCTACAAGATCAGGCTCAGGCATTGCAGCAACAGATCTCTACTAGCTTATTTTCACAATCTAACAATGCCAACCAGATGCAAAACACCATCCACCAACTACAGTCTGGCAACTTCCAGTCTAATGTATCCACCAACAGCTCAGAAGTTGACTTGGTGCAGCAAGTCTTGGAAGCCCAGCAGCAATTATCGTGTGTGTTGTTCTCTGGCCAAGGGGGGAGTGAAAATGAGCAAACTGCAATGGGACAGGTGCAAGAGCAGCTCAATGCCGGTATATTTCAGCCGGTCGGTTCAATCCAGAGTACTCCCGGTCAAGGGATATTTTCTTCCAATGAACCTGTGCATAACTGCTCAGAGAATGTTCTCTCTGGAAGAGCTGACAGTCTTCTCCAACAAGCAGAGAACTCTCTGTCCACTCAGCAGCAAGCGATGGAGACCAATGCAGCCATGGTCATGGAAATGCAACAAAGTATGCATCAGGCACAAGGACCAATTCAATCTGACATTTTCCAAACCCAGAGTCCTGGCTCAGGAGGCATCCAGTCACCGGTGTACCAACACCAGCAAGGTTCTCATTTAATTAGTGGACTGTCCACCAGTGAAGagatgcaaatgcagtgtgatatGTTTTCCACACCAGGAGTCTCTGGGAGTGATGGAAACGCAGGCCAGCAGCAGGTATCTGCCGCAGGCTCCAATATCTTCCAATCTTCCAGCACCACAGACGGTGACAATGCCACAGCCCAGTCAGAGCAAATGCAAAACAGTGTTTTCCAAACTATGGTTCAGATGCAACATGGAGGAGACGGACAAACACAGGTCAACCTGTACTCTCCTGCAGAAGATATGCTTGGTGTTCAGACAAGCGGTGGTCAGCAGCAAGGAGCTGGACTATTCCAACAAGCTGGCGACATGATGGCCCTCCAGCAGGGTACTTTTCTGCAGCAGTCTCCTCACTCTCATGCTCCACTTTACCACTCCCAGAACACAATATCTGATAATCAGAATATGGCCCAAGAAACACAGGGGACTCTCTTCCACCCTTCGGGGTCCATGGTGCAGCATCAAAACTCCTCCTCTGCACAAGATCAGATCCAGACTCCACTCTATCATCAGCAAGGCACAATATCTGCTCCCCCAGAGCAGTCGGCCACCAACATGTTCACCATGAGCTCCTTACAGAGCAGTCAAGTGCCTCAAGAGAAGCAGTTGTCCTTCTTCTCAAGCCAGAACTCCCTCCAACAGCTCCAGGCGACTCCAAGCCCAGAGCAGCAGGCGGCATTCCAGCAACAGGCCCAATTGTCTCATATGCAGAACTCAATGATTGCACAGGAGCAGCAACAGCAGTCACCACAGAACTTGTTTCAGTCACAGAACCAACAGAACTCTATCTTCCAGGCAACTCACTCCATGGTTGGTATGCAGAGCAGCCCTTCTCCCCATGAGCAAACTCAGAGCATGCTCTTCGCCACACAGAGTTCTATGGCCAACATGGCCTCTCAAGAACAACAGCAAAACATGCTGTTTAGCCAGACCCAGGAACCAATGGCCACCCAGGATCAGCAGAACCAAGCCCTGTTCCATGCCCAAAACATGGAGTTCCAAGCTCAGAGCCCAGTTACTTCTCAGCATGAGCAGCAGCAGTCCCCCATGTTTCACAACTCTCCACAGCTCCAGCTGGTCCAAGCTTCATCAACATCTCCAGAGCAGCAGGTGACTCTGTTCATGTCCCCCGCCTCCATGTCAGCCCTGCAGAACAGTATGAACCAGCAGGAGATGCAGCAGACCGGCATGTACCCTCAGTCCATCCAGGGAAACACACCCCCTCAACAGCAGCAGGCTTCCATGTTCCACAGCTCGGCAGGGGGTGCTATGAGCCAGATGCAGAGTGCGTCAGCATCTTCTCCACAGGCCACCGGAATGTTCCTGTTTGGAATTCAGAATAGTGAGTAGTGGCTTACACTAGCATACACCTTTACAGCGGTCACCTATACTTAGTGGAGGCATCCATTTTCAATGCTGAGCAAAGTGAGGTCACCAGTTCCTTATGAATTGAGGGACTAAAATGATTAACAATGGTCCaatacacaaaatggctgcctctactcTGTTTTGTAAATGGGCCCGCTTTATAATCGATTGTTAGATGCTTTTGCAATTGCCATGTGACTTATTTAATTCAACGATCTCCCTCAGATTGCAGTCAGATGATCTCCCCAGCGGCGGGATCCTTGAATAATCAGATGATGTCCCTTGGACAGCCGGGTCAGCCTCAAGGAGATGGACAGTCAGTGACTACACTCCTGTCACAGCAAATGGCTGAGAATTCCTCAATGGCAACAGACCAGAACATGGAGAAGATCAGTAATTTACTGGTGTCTCTACACAACCAGGGGAACAATATGTCCGGCTCTTTCTGAGAAGTAAGTGGCTAACAGTGGCAGTTACCTTAGAGCTGTGTAAGGCTGCTCTGACCTGTAATAGGTAGTGTTTGTAAAATAGAATGGAAAGGTTTTTGTTTGTTGGTTGTCTttcacttttttgttttattaaagtGAATAAATGTTAGAGAACATACATTTTTGGGAAAATGTAAAGAACAATAATACTGTAATACTGAACTGGAAATATTAAAGACATAATACAATATTACTGGTACTCTGCAGGGTAGGCTGGACAACATTAGTTTCTGAGTACTAGAGCTGAGAATCCCT is part of the Pseudophryne corroboree isolate aPseCor3 chromosome 11, aPseCor3.hap2, whole genome shotgun sequence genome and harbors:
- the NFAT5 gene encoding nuclear factor of activated T-cells 5 isoform X8, with product MLHLPPLPPWAVLAVPLPPLPVLLITLPHSPTPKLCNPLPRGASGPQKGGKKCPLLCEQFPCKSEGKELKIVVQPETQHRARYLTEGSRGSVKDRTQQGFPTVKLEGHNEPVVLQVFVGNDSGRVKPHGFYQACRVTGRNTTPCKEVDIEGTTVIEVMLDPSNMMTLAVDCVGILKLRNADVEARIGIAGSKKKSTRARLVFRVNITRKDGTILTLQTPSSPIICTQPAGVPEILKKSLHTCSVKGEEEVFLVGKNFLKGAKVMFQENLSDDCSWKAEAEIDMELFHQNHLIVKVPPYHDQNITSPVSVVMFVVTNAGRSHEVQPFTYTPESSNPVSALIKKEISSPSQSCTFEDSMKAVTSPVCNIDQVTLLPPARGSPHKSNSIIKNEAPMELTGEQRSSPLYKTSKIAVSAQQNLEISPASGSFSPSVSHLPTENDPQTPIQVQVFSPEPLSTIQTQDIAQPSSFQAVSSPGQSENSIMQQTPTFQAMESQPRDALQTDRAMVALSQMADATQQSQQPALQDQAQALQQQISTSLFSQSNNANQMQNTIHQLQSGNFQSNVSTNSSEVDLVQQVLEAQQQLSCVLFSGQGGSENEQTAMGQVQEQLNAGIFQPVGSIQSTPGQGIFSSNEPVHNCSENVLSGRADSLLQQAENSLSTQQQAMETNAAMVMEMQQSMHQAQGPIQSDIFQTQSPGSGGIQSPVYQHQQGSHLISGLSTSEEMQMQCDMFSTPGVSGSDGNAGQQQVSAAGSNIFQSSSTTDGDNATAQSEQMQNSVFQTMVQMQHGGDGQTQVNLYSPAEDMLGVQTSGGQQQGAGLFQQAGDMMALQQGTFLQQSPHSHAPLYHSQNTISDNQNMAQETQGTLFHPSGSMVQHQNSSSAQDQIQTPLYHQQGTISAPPEQSATNMFTMSSLQSSQVPQEKQLSFFSSQNSLQQLQATPSPEQQAAFQQQAQLSHMQNSMIAQEQQQQSPQNLFQSQNQQNSIFQATHSMVGMQSSPSPHEQTQSMLFATQSSMANMASQEQQQNMLFSQTQEPMATQDQQNQALFHAQNMEFQAQSPVTSQHEQQQSPMFHNSPQLQLVQASSTSPEQQVTLFMSPASMSALQNSMNQQEMQQTGMYPQSIQGNTPPQQQQASMFHSSAGGAMSQMQSASASSPQATGMFLFGIQNNCSQMISPAAGSLNNQMMSLGQPGQPQGDGQSVTTLLSQQMAENSSMATDQNMEKISNLLVSLHNQGNNMSGSF
- the NFAT5 gene encoding nuclear factor of activated T-cells 5 isoform X7: MGGARSSFTTTSSPSNYSTSLTDTKAMQSSATGVSKPGVSEKLLANNVGRQQSVPLRWTVLNISPPPEDLLDSSQMSCQDEGGGPEESEQSCNMWTEDSTSNFSNMSSHSYNDNTEVPRKSRKRNTKQRPGTKRRDSNMDVFDADSAKAPHYVLSQLASDSKSNCQAGNGASGPQKGGKKCPLLCEQFPCKSEGKELKIVVQPETQHRARYLTEGSRGSVKDRTQQGFPTVKLEGHNEPVVLQVFVGNDSGRVKPHGFYQACRVTGRNTTPCKEVDIEGTTVIEVMLDPSNMMTLAVDCVGILKLRNADVEARIGIAGSKKKSTRARLVFRVNITRKDGTILTLQTPSSPIICTQPAGVPEILKKSLHTCSVKGEEEVFLVGKNFLKGAKVMFQENLSDDCSWKAEAEIDMELFHQNHLIVKVPPYHDQNITSPVSVVMFVVTNAGRSHEVQPFTYTPESSNPVSALIKKEISSPSQSCTFEDSMKAVTSPVCNIDQVTLLPPARGSPHKSNSIIKNEAPMELTGEQRSSPLYKTSKIAVSAQQNLEISPASGSFSPSVSHLPTENDPQTPIQVQVFSPEPLSTIQTQDIAQPSSFQAVSSPGQSENSIMQQTPTFQAMESQPRDALQTDRAMVALSQMADATQQSQQPALQDQAQALQQQISTSLFSQSNNANQMQNTIHQLQSGNFQSNVSTNSSEVDLVQQVLEAQQQLSCVLFSGQGGSENEQTAMGQVQEQLNAGIFQPVGSIQSTPGQGIFSSNEPVHNCSENVLSGRADSLLQQAENSLSTQQQAMETNAAMVMEMQQSMHQAQGPIQSDIFQTQSPGSGGIQSPVYQHQQGSHLISGLSTSEEMQMQCDMFSTPGVSGSDGNAGQQQVSAAGSNIFQSSSTTDGDNATAQSEQMQNSVFQTMVQMQHGGDGQTQVNLYSPAEDMLGVQTSGGQQQGAGLFQQAGDMMALQQGTFLQQSPHSHAPLYHSQNTISDNQNMAQETQGTLFHPSGSMVQHQNSSSAQDQIQTPLYHQQGTISAPPEQSATNMFTMSSLQSSQVPQEKQLSFFSSQNSLQQLQATPSPEQQAAFQQQAQLSHMQNSMIAQEQQQQSPQNLFQSQNQQNSIFQATHSMVGMQSSPSPHEQTQSMLFATQSSMANMASQEQQQNMLFSQTQEPMATQDQQNQALFHAQNMEFQAQSPVTSQHEQQQSPMFHNSPQLQLVQASSTSPEQQVTLFMSPASMSALQNSMNQQEMQQTGMYPQSIQGNTPPQQQQASMFHSSAGGAMSQMQSASASSPQATGMFLFGIQNNCSQMISPAAGSLNNQMMSLGQPGQPQGDGQSVTTLLSQQMAENSSMATDQNMEKISNLLVSLHNQGNNMSGSF
- the NFAT5 gene encoding nuclear factor of activated T-cells 5 isoform X6, whose product is MSQTSGGEAGSPPPTVIAAEFSLSLFGKQPLTIPAVQQILISDLLPQLFSGAADFKNASSSSSSTMGGARSSFTTTSSPSNYSTSLTDTKAMQSSATGVSKPGVSEKLLANNVGRQQSVPLRWTVLNISPPPEDLLDSSQMSCQDEGGGPEESEQSCNMWTEDSTSNFSNMSSHSYNDNTEVPRKSRKRNTKQRPGTKRRDSNMDVFDADSAKAPHYVLSQLASDSKSNCQAGNGASGPQKGGKKCPLLCEQFPCKSEGKELKIVVQPETQHRARYLTEGSRGSVKDRTQQGFPTVKLEGHNEPVVLQVFVGNDSGRVKPHGFYQACRVTGRNTTPCKEVDIEGTTVIEVMLDPSNMMTLAVDCVGILKLRNADVEARIGIAGSKKKSTRARLVFRVNITRKDGTILTLQTPSSPIICTQPAGVPEILKKSLHTCSVKGEEEVFLVGKNFLKGAKVMFQENLSDDCSWKAEAEIDMELFHQNHLIVKVPPYHDQNITSPVSVVMFVVTNAGRSHEVQPFTYTPESSNPVSALIKKEISSPSQSCTFEDSMKAVTSPVCNIDQVTLLPPARGSPHKSNSIIKNEAPMELTGEQRSSPLYKTSKIAVSAQQNLEISPASGSFSPSVSHLPTENDPQTPIQVQVFSPEPLSTIQTQDIAQPSSFQAVSSPGQSENSIMQQTPTFQAMESQPRDALQTDRAMVALSQMADATQQSQQPALQDQAQALQQQISTSLFSQSNNANQMQNTIHQLQSGNFQSNVSTNSSEVDLVQQVLEAQQQLSCVLFSGQGGSENEQTAMGQVQEQLNAGIFQPVGSIQSTPGQGIFSSNEPVHNCSENVLSGRADSLLQQAENSLSTQQQAMETNAAMVMEMQQSMHQAQGPIQSDIFQTQSPGSGGIQSPVYQHQQGSHLISGLSTSEEMQMQCDMFSTPGVSGSDGNAGQQQVSAAGSNIFQSSSTTDGDNATAQSEQMQNSVFQTMVQMQHGGDGQTQVNLYSPAEDMLGVQTSGGQQQGAGLFQQAGDMMALQQGTFLQQSPHSHAPLYHSQNTISDNQNMAQETQGTLFHPSGSMVQHQNSSSAQDQIQTPLYHQQGTISAPPEQSATNMFTMSSLQSSQVPQEKQLSFFSSQNSLQQLQATPSPEQQAAFQQQAQLSHMQNSMIAQEQQQQSPQNLFQSQNQQNSIFQATHSMVGMQSSPSPHEQTQSMLFATQSSMANMASQEQQQNMLFSQTQEPMATQDQQNQALFHAQNMEFQAQSPVTSQHEQQQSPMFHNSPQLQLVQASSTSPEQQVTLFMSPASMSALQNSMNQQEMQQTGMYPQSIQGNTPPQQQQASMFHSSAGGAMSQMQSASASSPQATGMFLFGIQNNCSQMISPAAGSLNNQMMSLGQPGQPQGDGQSVTTLLSQQMAENSSMATDQNMEKISNLLVSLHNQGNNMSGSF
- the NFAT5 gene encoding nuclear factor of activated T-cells 5 isoform X2, with translation MPSDFISLLSADLDLESPKSLYSRESVYDLLPKELQLPSSRETSVTPMSQTSGGEAGSPPPTVIAAEFSLSLFGKQPLTIPAVQQILISDLLPQLFSGAADFKNASSSSSSTMGGARSSFTTTSSPSNYSTSLTDTKAMQSSATGVSKPGVSEKLLANNVGRQQSVPLRWTVLNISPPPEDLLDSSQMSCQDEGGGPEESEQSCNMWTEDSTSNFSNMSSHSYNDNTEVPRKSRKRNTKQRPGTKRRDSNMDVFDADSAKAPHYVLSQLASDSKSNCQAGNGASGPQKGGKKCPLLCEQFPCKSEGKELKIVVQPETQHRARYLTEGSRGSVKDRTQQGFPTVKLEGHNEPVVLQVFVGNDSGRVKPHGFYQACRVTGRNTTPCKEVDIEGTTVIEVMLDPSNMMTLAVDCVGILKLRNADVEARIGIAGSKKKSTRARLVFRVNITRKDGTILTLQTPSSPIICTQPAGVPEILKKSLHTCSVKGEEEVFLVGKNFLKGAKVMFQENLSDDCSWKAEAEIDMELFHQNHLIVKVPPYHDQNITSPVSVVMFVVTNAGRSHEVQPFTYTPESSNPVSALIKKEISSPSQSCTFEDSMKAVTSPVCNIDQVTLLPPARGSPHKSNSIIKNEAPMELTGEQRSSPLYKTSKIAVSAQQNLEISPASGSFSPSVSHLPTENDPQTPIQVQVFSPEPLSTIQTQDIAQPSSFQAVSSPGQSENSIMQQTPTFQAMESQPRDALQTDRAMVALSQMADATQQSQQPALQDQAQALQQQISTSLFSQSNNANQMQNTIHQLQSGNFQSNVSTNSSEVDLVQQVLEAQQQLSCVLFSGQGGSENEQTAMGQVQEQLNAGIFQPVGSIQSTPGQGIFSSNEPVHNCSENVLSGRADSLLQQAENSLSTQQQAMETNAAMVMEMQQSMHQAQGPIQSDIFQTQSPGSGGIQSPVYQHQQGSHLISGLSTSEEMQMQCDMFSTPGVSGSDGNAGQQQVSAAGSNIFQSSSTTDGDNATAQSEQMQNSVFQTMVQMQHGGDGQTQVNLYSPAEDMLGVQTSGGQQQGAGLFQQAGDMMALQQGTFLQQSPHSHAPLYHSQNTISDNQNMAQETQGTLFHPSGSMVQHQNSSSAQDQIQTPLYHQQGTISAPPEQSATNMFTMSSLQSSQVPQEKQLSFFSSQNSLQQLQATPSPEQQAAFQQQAQLSHMQNSMIAQEQQQQSPQNLFQSQNQQNSIFQATHSMVGMQSSPSPHEQTQSMLFATQSSMANMASQEQQQNMLFSQTQEPMATQDQQNQALFHAQNMEFQAQSPVTSQHEQQQSPMFHNSPQLQLVQASSTSPEQQVTLFMSPASMSALQNSMNQQEMQQTGMYPQSIQGNTPPQQQQASMFHSSAGGAMSQMQSASASSPQATGMFLFGIQNNCSQMISPAAGSLNNQMMSLGQPGQPQGDGQSVTTLLSQQMAENSSMATDQNMEKISNLLVSLHNQGNNMSGSF
- the NFAT5 gene encoding nuclear factor of activated T-cells 5 isoform X5 — translated: MPSDFISLLSADLDLESPKSLYSRESVYDLLPKELQLPSSRETSVTPMSQTSGGEAGSPPPTVIAADASSSSSSTMGGARSSFTTTSSPSNYSTSLTDTKAMQSSATGVSKPGVSEKLLANNVGRQQSVPLRWTVLNISPPPEDLLDSSQMSCQDEGGGPEESEQSCNMWTEDSTSNFSNMSSHSYNDNTEVPRKSRKRNTKQRPGTKRRDSNMDVFDADSAKAPHYVLSQLASDSKSNCQAGNGASGPQKGGKKCPLLCEQFPCKSEGKELKIVVQPETQHRARYLTEGSRGSVKDRTQQGFPTVKLEGHNEPVVLQVFVGNDSGRVKPHGFYQACRVTGRNTTPCKEVDIEGTTVIEVMLDPSNMMTLAVDCVGILKLRNADVEARIGIAGSKKKSTRARLVFRVNITRKDGTILTLQTPSSPIICTQPAGVPEILKKSLHTCSVKGEEEVFLVGKNFLKGAKVMFQENLSDDCSWKAEAEIDMELFHQNHLIVKVPPYHDQNITSPVSVVMFVVTNAGRSHEVQPFTYTPESSNPVSALIKKEISSPSQSCTFEDSMKAVTSPVCNIDQVTLLPPARGSPHKSNSIIKNEAPMELTGEQRSSPLYKTSKIAVSAQQNLEISPASGSFSPSVSHLPTENDPQTPIQVQVFSPEPLSTIQTQDIAQPSSFQAVSSPGQSENSIMQQTPTFQAMESQPRDALQTDRAMVALSQMADATQQSQQPALQDQAQALQQQISTSLFSQSNNANQMQNTIHQLQSGNFQSNVSTNSSEVDLVQQVLEAQQQLSCVLFSGQGGSENEQTAMGQVQEQLNAGIFQPVGSIQSTPGQGIFSSNEPVHNCSENVLSGRADSLLQQAENSLSTQQQAMETNAAMVMEMQQSMHQAQGPIQSDIFQTQSPGSGGIQSPVYQHQQGSHLISGLSTSEEMQMQCDMFSTPGVSGSDGNAGQQQVSAAGSNIFQSSSTTDGDNATAQSEQMQNSVFQTMVQMQHGGDGQTQVNLYSPAEDMLGVQTSGGQQQGAGLFQQAGDMMALQQGTFLQQSPHSHAPLYHSQNTISDNQNMAQETQGTLFHPSGSMVQHQNSSSAQDQIQTPLYHQQGTISAPPEQSATNMFTMSSLQSSQVPQEKQLSFFSSQNSLQQLQATPSPEQQAAFQQQAQLSHMQNSMIAQEQQQQSPQNLFQSQNQQNSIFQATHSMVGMQSSPSPHEQTQSMLFATQSSMANMASQEQQQNMLFSQTQEPMATQDQQNQALFHAQNMEFQAQSPVTSQHEQQQSPMFHNSPQLQLVQASSTSPEQQVTLFMSPASMSALQNSMNQQEMQQTGMYPQSIQGNTPPQQQQASMFHSSAGGAMSQMQSASASSPQATGMFLFGIQNNCSQMISPAAGSLNNQMMSLGQPGQPQGDGQSVTTLLSQQMAENSSMATDQNMEKISNLLVSLHNQGNNMSGSF
- the NFAT5 gene encoding nuclear factor of activated T-cells 5 isoform X1, whose protein sequence is MCSLSEDIYTAPRLASRWRHDGLIAGVRRRESVYDLLPKELQLPSSRETSVTPMSQTSGGEAGSPPPTVIAAEFSLSLFGKQPLTIPAVQQILISDLLPQLFSGAADFKNASSSSSSTMGGARSSFTTTSSPSNYSTSLTDTKAMQSSATGVSKPGVSEKLLANNVGRQQSVPLRWTVLNISPPPEDLLDSSQMSCQDEGGGPEESEQSCNMWTEDSTSNFSNMSSHSYNDNTEVPRKSRKRNTKQRPGTKRRDSNMDVFDADSAKAPHYVLSQLASDSKSNCQAGNGASGPQKGGKKCPLLCEQFPCKSEGKELKIVVQPETQHRARYLTEGSRGSVKDRTQQGFPTVKLEGHNEPVVLQVFVGNDSGRVKPHGFYQACRVTGRNTTPCKEVDIEGTTVIEVMLDPSNMMTLAVDCVGILKLRNADVEARIGIAGSKKKSTRARLVFRVNITRKDGTILTLQTPSSPIICTQPAGVPEILKKSLHTCSVKGEEEVFLVGKNFLKGAKVMFQENLSDDCSWKAEAEIDMELFHQNHLIVKVPPYHDQNITSPVSVVMFVVTNAGRSHEVQPFTYTPESSNPVSALIKKEISSPSQSCTFEDSMKAVTSPVCNIDQVTLLPPARGSPHKSNSIIKNEAPMELTGEQRSSPLYKTSKIAVSAQQNLEISPASGSFSPSVSHLPTENDPQTPIQVQVFSPEPLSTIQTQDIAQPSSFQAVSSPGQSENSIMQQTPTFQAMESQPRDALQTDRAMVALSQMADATQQSQQPALQDQAQALQQQISTSLFSQSNNANQMQNTIHQLQSGNFQSNVSTNSSEVDLVQQVLEAQQQLSCVLFSGQGGSENEQTAMGQVQEQLNAGIFQPVGSIQSTPGQGIFSSNEPVHNCSENVLSGRADSLLQQAENSLSTQQQAMETNAAMVMEMQQSMHQAQGPIQSDIFQTQSPGSGGIQSPVYQHQQGSHLISGLSTSEEMQMQCDMFSTPGVSGSDGNAGQQQVSAAGSNIFQSSSTTDGDNATAQSEQMQNSVFQTMVQMQHGGDGQTQVNLYSPAEDMLGVQTSGGQQQGAGLFQQAGDMMALQQGTFLQQSPHSHAPLYHSQNTISDNQNMAQETQGTLFHPSGSMVQHQNSSSAQDQIQTPLYHQQGTISAPPEQSATNMFTMSSLQSSQVPQEKQLSFFSSQNSLQQLQATPSPEQQAAFQQQAQLSHMQNSMIAQEQQQQSPQNLFQSQNQQNSIFQATHSMVGMQSSPSPHEQTQSMLFATQSSMANMASQEQQQNMLFSQTQEPMATQDQQNQALFHAQNMEFQAQSPVTSQHEQQQSPMFHNSPQLQLVQASSTSPEQQVTLFMSPASMSALQNSMNQQEMQQTGMYPQSIQGNTPPQQQQASMFHSSAGGAMSQMQSASASSPQATGMFLFGIQNNCSQMISPAAGSLNNQMMSLGQPGQPQGDGQSVTTLLSQQMAENSSMATDQNMEKISNLLVSLHNQGNNMSGSF